The DNA sequence TTGGCGGTATGCTGCATGAGCAGAAATGGCCTGTCTTTGATCCGGCTAAAACCAAGGATGAGACTGTGGAAATTGCCGTGCAGATTTCCGGAAAGATCAAGGGTCGCTACGAAATCCCTGTGGATATGGATAAGGAAAGCCAGCTTTCTTTTGTAAAGTCTCAGCCGGAGATAGCGCCTCTTCTGGAGGGCAAAACCCTTATAAAGGAAATTGTTGTGCCGGGAAAATTGATTAATTTGGTTGTGAAATAGGGTTAAAATGGCATAAAAATCCCCTTCTACAGCATTTTTATACTGTGACTGTGGCTGGGAATTCTGCTGATACAGCCAAAGAATATCACCTTTGGTCTTGACAGAAACACCATAAGGATGTATAATTACCTCATGGTTTTTGAGATGTTTTTTCAAAAAACTCCTGCTGCTAAGCGTAGGGAGGGAAATTGGTAAATGGCAGAAATTCGCATTAAAGATAATGAGACTTTGGATAGTGCTCTTCGCAGATTTAAAAGACAATGCGCCAAATCCGGCGTGCTGCAAGAGGTGCGGAAGAGGGAACACTATGAGAAGCCTTCTGTAAAGCGGAAAAAGAAGTCCGAAGCGGCGCGTAAGCGTAAGTTTAAATAGTTTTTTTCTTAAAGGCGGGCTTGTTGAGCTCGCCTTTTTTATCTTATCATTATTTTTAGAACCCCTGCAGATGGTTCCGTTTGTATATTGAGCTTATTTTAAATTCGCACGAGTGCAAGGATGAAAGGAGGAACGCCATGTCTGTTTTTTACCCCACTGTTCTGCAAAAAAGAGTCTACTGCATCGATAAGCCCCTGCTGGAACGCCTTGGCGTTACCGCCCTGATTCTGGATGTGGATAACACCCTGACCACCCACGATAATCCTGTTCCTCATGAGCGGGTGCTGGATTGGCTCCGGGAAATGAAGGAGCAGGGAATCGGTCTGATTATTCTTTCCAACAACAACCCCGAGCGGGTGAGGCCCTTTGCCGATATGCTGGGGCTTCCTTTTGCCGCCAATGCGGCCAAGCCTCTGCCCGGCGGCTATCGAAAGGCGATTCAGAGGCTGGGGGTCCCCTCCCACCAAACAGCGGTGGTGGGTGATCAGATTTTCACCGATGTTTTGGGCGGGAATCTGGCGGGTATCAAGACCATTCTGGTGGAGCCTATGGAATTTGAGGATAAGGGGTTTTTCAGGCTTAAGCGCCGTGTGGAAAAAGGAATTCTGCGGCGTTACCGCAAAGGGAGGAAACAGCGTGGTTAAATTCGGGCCTGCGGGCAATTCGGATAGTTTTGAGGCACAGGGCTATAAAAGCTCACTGGATGCGCCAAAATATTTACACGATATGGGGCTGGATGCCTTTGAATACCAATGTGGCCGGGGTGTGCGCATCTCGCAGGCTTCGGCGGCCAAGCTGGGGGAAAAGGCCCGGGAGTATGGTATCACACTTTCCATCCACGCACCCTATTTTATTTCCATGTCCAGCGTTGAGGAAGAAAAGCGGCTGGGGAGCCTGCGCTATATACTGGATTCCGCCGCTGCTGCCAAGGCCATGGGGGCAAAGCGGGTAATCCTGCATACCGGCTCCTGCGGCAAGATCAGCCGGGAAGAGGCGCTGGTGCTGGCCAAGGATACTATGAAGCTGGCCCTCAATGCCATGGATGAAGGCGGCTACAGCGACATTCACCTTTGCCCGGAGGTTATGGGCAAAATCAACCAGCTTGGAACCCTCGAAGAGGTTCTGGAGCTGTGTACGCTGGATGAACGGCTGATTCCCTGTGTGGATTTTGGGCATCTTAATGCCCGCACCTTTGGTGGCTTAGGCGGTTATGAGGATTTCAAGGCTGTTTTTGACGCCATGGAAAACCGTTTGGGCACCGAGCGGATGCGCAATTTCCACTCCCATTTTTCCAAAATTGAGTATACCCCCAAGGGCGGGGAAAAGAAGCACCTGACCTTTGAGGATACCGTATTCGGGCCGGATTTCAGGCCGGTTGCCCAGCTTCTGGCGGAGCGTAAATGCACAGCAACCATTATCTGCGAATCCGCCGGAACACAGGCAGAGGATGCCGTTATTATGCAGCAGGATTACCGCAGGGCAAAAGAAGCGCTTGAACAGGGCCAGCCGGGATGACTCCCCTGAAGCCATACTATCATCACAGAAAAGAGTGAATACCATGAAAAAAATCCTTGTTATTCATGGACCCAACATCAACTTGACCGGTCTTCGGGAGCGGGGGGTTTACGGCTCTGAAACGCTGGAGAGCATTGACAAAGAGATTGTCGGTTGGGCAAACGAGCTGGGCCTTGCCTGTGTAACGGCCCAAAGCAATCACGAGGGCGAAATCATTGACTGGCTCCATGACGCTATGGAAGAAAACGACGGTGTTGTCATCAATGCAGGCGCTTATACCCACTATAGCTACGCCATCCGGGATGCCATTGCCGCTATCACCATTCCCTGTGTGGAGGTGCATTTTTCCAACATTCAGGCCCGTGAGGAGTTCCGCCATCACTCTGTTATTGCCCCGGTTTGTGCAGGCAGCATTGCAGGCTTTGGGAAAAACAGCTACTATTTGGCTCTTGCAGCATTGAGCCGTATGTTGGAGGGAAAATAACATGGAAAACAAGTTGGAAGTTCTGATTGAAAAGCTGGAAGGCGATATGGACGCCGCCTTGATTACCTCTCCCATCAACCGCCGCTATTATACCGGCTTCAATTCCAGTGCCGGTGTTGTGGTCGCTACGCGCAAATCCCGCACTTTTATCATTGATTCCCGCTATTTTGAGGCGGCTCAGCGCAAGGTTAAGGGTATGGAGGTGGTGCTGGAAAATAACCGCCATCAGCAGATTCGGGCGATTTTGGAGGCCGAGGGTATTAAACGCTTGGCTGTGGAAAGCGACCGGGTGAGCATGAGCGGCTATCTGGATTATAAAAAGGCTTTTCCTGAGATGGAAATCCTCTTTGATAACCGCCTGAGCGATTTAATCACTGCCCAGCGCCAGATCAAAACCAGCGAGGAAATCAGCCTGACCGATCAGGCCCAGCAAATCACCGATCGGGCCTTTAACCATATACTCACTTATATTCGCCCCGGCCTCACTGAGCTGGAGGTGACCTTGGAGCTGGAAACTGCCTGCCGCCGTTTTGGTTCCTCCGAGCCTGCCTTTACTTCCATTGTGGTATCCGGCCAAAACAGCTCCATGCCTCACGGTGTTCCCACTGAAAAACCTCTGGAAAAGGGGGATTTTCTCACCATGGATTTTGGCTGTACCGTTGGGGATTACCATTCGGATATGACCCGGACTGTGGCTGTCGGCCACGCCACTGAAAAAATGCAGGAGGTCTACCAAACGGTTCTTTCCGCTCAGTTGGCTGCCATTGCTGTGATCAAAGAGGGCATTCCCTGCAAAGAAGTGGATAAAACAGCCCGGGATTTGATTTCTAAGGCTGGTTATGGGGAATATTTCGGCCACGGTCTCGGCCATGCCATTGGCCTGGAGGTGCACGAAAACCCTCGCTTTAACACCGTTTCAGAAGTCATAGCCAAGGCAGGGCTGATTATGTCGGTGGAGCCGGGAATTTATCTGCCCGGCCAATTCGGTGTTCGCATTGAGGATATGGTGCTGGTTACCCAAGAGGGCTGCC is a window from the Oscillospiraceae bacterium MB08-C2-2 genome containing:
- the rpsU gene encoding 30S ribosomal protein S21, whose translation is MAEIRIKDNETLDSALRRFKRQCAKSGVLQEVRKREHYEKPSVKRKKKSEAARKRKFK
- a CDS encoding YqeG family HAD IIIA-type phosphatase produces the protein MSVFYPTVLQKRVYCIDKPLLERLGVTALILDVDNTLTTHDNPVPHERVLDWLREMKEQGIGLIILSNNNPERVRPFADMLGLPFAANAAKPLPGGYRKAIQRLGVPSHQTAVVGDQIFTDVLGGNLAGIKTILVEPMEFEDKGFFRLKRRVEKGILRRYRKGRKQRG
- a CDS encoding TIM barrel protein, which encodes MVKFGPAGNSDSFEAQGYKSSLDAPKYLHDMGLDAFEYQCGRGVRISQASAAKLGEKAREYGITLSIHAPYFISMSSVEEEKRLGSLRYILDSAAAAKAMGAKRVILHTGSCGKISREEALVLAKDTMKLALNAMDEGGYSDIHLCPEVMGKINQLGTLEEVLELCTLDERLIPCVDFGHLNARTFGGLGGYEDFKAVFDAMENRLGTERMRNFHSHFSKIEYTPKGGEKKHLTFEDTVFGPDFRPVAQLLAERKCTATIICESAGTQAEDAVIMQQDYRRAKEALEQGQPG
- the aroQ gene encoding type II 3-dehydroquinate dehydratase; translated protein: MKKILVIHGPNINLTGLRERGVYGSETLESIDKEIVGWANELGLACVTAQSNHEGEIIDWLHDAMEENDGVVINAGAYTHYSYAIRDAIAAITIPCVEVHFSNIQAREEFRHHSVIAPVCAGSIAGFGKNSYYLALAALSRMLEGK
- a CDS encoding Xaa-Pro peptidase family protein; the protein is MENKLEVLIEKLEGDMDAALITSPINRRYYTGFNSSAGVVVATRKSRTFIIDSRYFEAAQRKVKGMEVVLENNRHQQIRAILEAEGIKRLAVESDRVSMSGYLDYKKAFPEMEILFDNRLSDLITAQRQIKTSEEISLTDQAQQITDRAFNHILTYIRPGLTELEVTLELETACRRFGSSEPAFTSIVVSGQNSSMPHGVPTEKPLEKGDFLTMDFGCTVGDYHSDMTRTVAVGHATEKMQEVYQTVLSAQLAAIAVIKEGIPCKEVDKTARDLISKAGYGEYFGHGLGHAIGLEVHENPRFNTVSEVIAKAGLIMSVEPGIYLPGQFGVRIEDMVLVTQEGCRNFTQSPKELIVV